A single Sphingopyxis chilensis DNA region contains:
- a CDS encoding rhamnogalacturonan acetylesterase, producing MRWLAATAMAALLASGAQAQTRERTDAPPLEPYKIILVGDSTMAPHSGWGGAFCAHHVKSSVACLNTGRGGRSTRSYRQEGSWDIALAEARVPGYRGTWVLIQFAHNDQSSKSERWTDETTEFPANLRRFVEEVRAAGATPVLVTPLTRREFRDDKLRNTLASWSDQIRGVGKAMDVPLVDLNALSAAQAQEMGAEMATKLAQEPPTAEELAAAQAGTTLTARPAPPLPPPITGDGARGQVTRKFDYTHLGNVGAEVTAKLVTEALAREVPALRSQLVR from the coding sequence GAACGGACGGACGCACCGCCGCTCGAGCCATACAAGATCATCCTCGTCGGCGATTCGACAATGGCGCCGCACAGCGGCTGGGGCGGGGCGTTTTGCGCGCATCACGTCAAATCGTCGGTCGCCTGCCTCAACACCGGACGCGGGGGGCGCTCGACGCGTAGCTACCGACAGGAAGGAAGCTGGGACATCGCGCTCGCGGAGGCCAGGGTGCCGGGCTATCGTGGCACCTGGGTGCTGATTCAGTTCGCGCACAACGACCAGTCGTCGAAGTCCGAACGCTGGACCGACGAGACCACCGAGTTTCCTGCGAACCTGCGCCGTTTCGTTGAAGAAGTGAGGGCCGCGGGCGCAACCCCGGTGCTCGTCACGCCGCTGACGCGGCGCGAATTCCGCGACGACAAGCTCCGCAATACGCTCGCGAGCTGGTCCGACCAGATCCGTGGTGTCGGCAAGGCAATGGATGTGCCGCTCGTCGATCTGAACGCGCTCAGCGCCGCGCAGGCGCAGGAAATGGGCGCCGAAATGGCGACGAAGCTCGCGCAGGAGCCCCCGACGGCCGAGGAACTCGCCGCCGCGCAAGCCGGAACGACGCTGACCGCGCGCCCGGCGCCACCCCTGCCGCCGCCGATTACGGGCGACGGCGCGCGCGGACAGGTGACGCGCAAGTTCGACTATACGCACCTCGGCAACGTCGGCGCCGAAGTCACCGCCAAACTGGTAACCGAGGCGCTTGCCCGCGAAGTGCCGGCTTTGCGGAGCCAGCTCGTCCGCTAA
- a CDS encoding TonB-dependent receptor, with protein sequence MNSRNQIRARGLRAALLAGAGSTLLVTAIPVRAQDTAPAAQGEEDAIVVTGIRETIQNSINTKREETAIVDALSADDIGDLPALSVGQAIQTITGATTHREKGDASEIALRGLGPFLSNATFNGRDATNGSGDRSVNFNQFPSELVNNIKIYKTQQADLVEGGVAGTIEIGTLRPLDFGKRRIQGEVKAQYNPYGDRIVGSGGIGWRGTLSYVDQFANDTIGIAIGVQRNDTNNPEETYAASTTWTACRADNSAAANCTELARADYGQDPFYLVPNAYTFRQISETDKRDAVFGAIQWRPSDQFNVNLDVQYSDRTFVESRRDLNISEARRGLTDVVYDENGIVQSLSGQSAIESNGSELSRAEEYLGGGLSVEWQPSDRLTLTVDGSYSRTIRVEDERNVRLRTDPRDLNGDTTVFNNMRIPYTYEITPGSFVPTITIDPRFDLNNHDLFWDDARLRRDQSRRHNEIIAGRFDAGYEMDGFFSKLSAGVRWSEMTFRDYDVRNEGFDLTSDIDEERRINNLCRTRAFPQTGFLSAADGNAINSWATFDVDCLFREYTGSEDPGALEDKRSPANRDVTERTLAGYIMADYDADLGNMPVRGNIGVRVVKTDVTSNGLRSDLTIIDNGDGTIRLDTTGDFETVTIKSSNTRILPSVNAIFEVAPDTLLRVAGYRAMSRPAPSALGAGRTFQLDGNDFTSVEEAIGNVRANGSPRLKPLMSWNADAAIEWYPNKDSLLSATVYYKQFNGGFQPVVFDEEFVIDGQTVTAPVTQTRNSPDKSRIYGLELTAATRFSFLPKPLDGLGAKVSYNYADSNFETQDVRLGDQFDPVTEEVSQGLIAPAGLSGYSKHVLSAQAYYELGPVSLQAIYNYRSKYFQDFVGGNSQLRYVGPSETVDFRASLALMPGVSLRFEALNLFNEPKATYMPVYGSSRQYHYYGSKYFIGLRARI encoded by the coding sequence GTGAATTCTCGTAATCAAATCCGTGCGCGCGGTCTCCGCGCGGCCTTGCTTGCCGGCGCCGGTTCGACCCTGCTGGTCACCGCGATCCCCGTAAGGGCGCAGGACACGGCACCAGCCGCGCAGGGCGAAGAGGACGCGATCGTCGTCACCGGCATCCGCGAGACGATCCAGAATTCGATCAACACCAAGCGCGAGGAGACCGCGATCGTCGATGCGCTGTCGGCGGACGACATCGGCGATCTTCCCGCGCTGTCGGTCGGGCAGGCGATTCAGACGATCACTGGCGCGACGACGCACCGCGAAAAGGGCGACGCATCGGAAATCGCGCTGCGCGGCCTTGGCCCCTTTCTGTCAAACGCGACCTTCAACGGCCGCGACGCGACGAACGGCAGCGGCGACCGCTCAGTGAACTTCAACCAGTTCCCGTCCGAACTCGTCAACAATATCAAGATCTACAAGACTCAGCAGGCGGACCTCGTCGAAGGCGGCGTCGCCGGCACGATCGAAATCGGCACGCTGCGCCCGCTCGATTTCGGCAAGCGCCGCATCCAGGGCGAGGTCAAGGCGCAATACAACCCCTATGGCGACCGCATCGTCGGTTCGGGCGGCATCGGCTGGCGCGGCACGCTGAGCTATGTCGATCAGTTCGCCAACGACACGATCGGCATCGCGATCGGCGTCCAGCGCAACGATACGAACAACCCCGAGGAAACCTATGCGGCTTCGACGACCTGGACTGCATGCCGGGCCGATAATAGCGCGGCAGCCAATTGCACCGAACTGGCGCGCGCCGATTATGGGCAGGACCCCTTTTACCTTGTTCCCAACGCCTATACCTTCCGCCAGATCAGCGAGACCGACAAGCGCGACGCGGTTTTCGGCGCGATCCAATGGCGCCCCTCCGACCAGTTCAACGTCAACCTCGACGTCCAATATTCGGACCGCACCTTCGTCGAGAGCCGCCGCGACCTCAACATTTCTGAAGCGCGCCGCGGCCTGACCGACGTCGTTTATGACGAAAATGGCATCGTCCAGAGCCTGAGCGGGCAGAGCGCGATCGAATCGAACGGGTCCGAACTGTCGCGCGCCGAAGAATATCTGGGGGGCGGCCTCTCGGTCGAATGGCAACCGTCGGACCGGCTGACGCTGACCGTCGATGGCAGCTATTCGCGTACGATCCGCGTCGAGGATGAGCGCAATGTCCGCCTGCGCACCGACCCGAGGGACCTCAACGGCGACACCACCGTCTTCAACAACATGCGTATCCCCTACACCTACGAGATTACGCCGGGCAGCTTCGTGCCGACGATCACGATCGACCCCCGCTTCGACCTCAATAATCACGACCTGTTCTGGGACGATGCACGCTTGCGCCGCGACCAGAGCCGCCGGCATAACGAGATCATCGCCGGCCGTTTCGACGCCGGATATGAAATGGACGGTTTCTTCAGCAAGCTGTCCGCGGGCGTCCGCTGGTCCGAAATGACCTTCCGCGACTATGATGTGCGCAACGAGGGTTTCGACCTGACGTCCGACATCGACGAAGAACGCCGGATCAACAATCTCTGTCGCACGCGGGCTTTCCCGCAGACCGGCTTCCTGTCGGCGGCCGATGGCAATGCGATCAACAGCTGGGCGACCTTTGACGTCGATTGCCTGTTCCGCGAATATACCGGCAGCGAAGACCCGGGCGCGCTCGAGGACAAGCGTTCGCCGGCAAACCGCGATGTCACCGAACGCACGCTCGCGGGCTATATCATGGCGGACTATGACGCCGATCTCGGCAATATGCCCGTGCGCGGCAATATCGGTGTACGCGTTGTCAAGACCGACGTGACGTCGAACGGCCTGCGCAGCGACCTCACCATCATCGACAATGGCGACGGCACCATCCGCCTCGACACCACCGGCGATTTCGAAACGGTGACGATCAAGAGCAGCAACACGCGCATCCTGCCCAGCGTCAATGCGATCTTCGAAGTCGCGCCCGACACGTTGCTGCGCGTCGCAGGCTATCGCGCCATGTCGCGCCCGGCACCAAGCGCGCTAGGCGCCGGCCGTACCTTCCAGCTCGACGGCAACGACTTCACCTCGGTCGAGGAAGCGATCGGCAACGTCCGCGCCAACGGCAGCCCGCGCCTCAAGCCGCTGATGTCGTGGAATGCCGACGCGGCGATCGAATGGTATCCCAACAAGGACAGCCTCCTGTCGGCGACCGTCTATTATAAGCAGTTCAACGGCGGGTTCCAGCCCGTGGTGTTCGACGAAGAATTCGTCATCGACGGACAGACGGTCACGGCGCCGGTGACGCAGACGCGCAACAGCCCCGACAAGTCGCGTATCTATGGTCTTGAGCTGACCGCCGCGACGCGCTTCAGCTTCCTGCCCAAGCCGCTCGACGGCCTCGGCGCGAAGGTGAGTTACAATTATGCCGATTCGAACTTCGAAACGCAGGACGTCCGGCTCGGCGATCAATTTGATCCGGTGACTGAAGAGGTCAGCCAAGGCCTTATCGCACCGGCGGGCCTTTCGGGCTATTCGAAGCATGTGCTGTCGGCGCAGGCCTATTACGAGCTCGGCCCGGTGTCGCTGCAGGCGATCTACAATTATCGCAGCAAATATTTCCAGGACTTCGTCGGCGGCAACAGCCAACTGCGCTATGTCGGGCCGAGCGAGACGGTCGATTTCCGCGCCTCGCTTGCGTTGATGCCCGGCGTCTCGCTGCGGTTCGAGGCGCTCAACCTCTTCAACGAGCCCAAGGCGACCTATATGCCCGTCTATGGCAGCAGCCGCCAATACCACTATTATGGGTCCAAATATTTCATCGGCCTGCGGGCACGGATCTAG
- a CDS encoding FadR/GntR family transcriptional regulator: MAERRLFEDIADAIRRLILDGTFPPGTRLPGERELSERFEVSRVTIREAEIALQATGWIHIRTGAGAYVEAVLPGDNAILPKVSAFELTEARSLFEAEAAALAAPTISSETLEKLDELLVAMADDGKSEEEISAIDREFHMTIAAASSNKAIIHVIESLWRMRMELPEVRSSHSLVCRKDGAAREAEHADVVAALRNRDATGARLAMRRHFNRLLESMLDETEERAMVELRRQSAESRQRYLLSAKLA, encoded by the coding sequence ATGGCCGAACGCCGCCTTTTTGAAGATATTGCGGACGCGATCCGGCGCCTGATTCTCGACGGAACCTTCCCGCCAGGGACCCGCCTGCCCGGCGAGCGCGAGCTGTCCGAGCGTTTCGAGGTCAGCCGGGTGACGATCCGCGAGGCGGAGATCGCGCTGCAGGCGACGGGGTGGATTCATATCCGCACCGGCGCGGGCGCCTATGTCGAGGCGGTCCTGCCCGGCGACAATGCGATCCTGCCCAAGGTCAGCGCGTTCGAACTGACCGAGGCGCGCTCGCTGTTCGAGGCCGAGGCGGCGGCGCTGGCCGCGCCGACGATTTCGAGCGAAACGCTCGAAAAACTCGACGAACTGCTCGTGGCTATGGCCGACGACGGCAAGAGCGAGGAAGAAATCAGCGCGATCGACCGCGAATTCCACATGACGATCGCGGCGGCGTCGAGCAACAAGGCGATCATCCATGTTATCGAGAGCCTGTGGCGGATGCGCATGGAATTGCCCGAGGTGCGCAGCAGCCACTCGCTTGTTTGCCGCAAGGACGGTGCCGCGCGTGAGGCCGAACATGCCGACGTCGTCGCGGCGCTGCGCAATCGGGACGCGACCGGGGCGCGGCTCGCGATGCGACGCCATTTCAACCGACTGCTCGAATCGATGCTCGACGAGACCGAGGAACGCGCAATGGTCGAACTGCGTCGCCAGTCGGCCGAAAGTCGCCAACGCTATCTGCTGAGCGCAAAACTCGCCTGA